A stretch of DNA from Salvelinus sp. IW2-2015 linkage group LG20, ASM291031v2, whole genome shotgun sequence:
CGCCCAAAAACAACTAAGGAAATGGCAAAAGGTAGCTAGGCGTGGCCAAGTTTTGGCAAACGTAAGGTATATCATGCCACGTTCACGTTCTAGTCAGAACTAGCTAGGAAACTCTGACATTACtgactggttgtagttatacacgtgccgcaTTCTACCAGTTAGCAAGTTggacatttctgagtttcctagttctgactagcaTTTGAACGCAGCATCAtaccaaagatttgtataactaacccaagagcCTGTAGTTTACAACAGAGCAAATTAATTGtggtgggcagaacaagcaaggaggtaggcagagccaagcacgagctagtgtGATCAGTGTTTccaactaattttcagggtaaattgctagaggcaggttgatttgttgctaaaagttgctaaatgacgttgtgatgtcattgcgtgataacgtaaaactgcgtcattacgtagaatacacaataacgttactcaaattgactggccatctcggcaaaaaatatgatttgacatttgttcaggtacagactcccactcttttctgtacttctgattgagacatgttgattgatgtagTAAGTTCGGTTCAAGAgcaaacattcgtgaccaactatattcattgggtttggctcgtCGAAACAGTTCTAgtgctgctgcagtcagccaacaatgatttgcaatttgctgaaatttCTGCTGGCCTACTGctgcctgctgctgacgtcattCACAATGCACTTTGCacaggcacgtgtgttgtgactgagtgtgtgacagagaaaatcgtttttgtgtcatttagagggaaaatgcgtgcattttagcgtttgaatcacttttcaaatgttgctaaaagttccaaatacatttttaaaagtagctacatttgttgctaggtgctgtttgaaaaaaaagttgctaaatctagcaacaaaattgctaaattggcatcactgAGTGAAATGCTTTTGGCggttctagcatttatttgcatttttCCGATAGGGAACGCCTGCTTTGAAGTGCGCAtgtgcaataactaaattcgCCCTTGctctccttctaaacaacgcaattttctaaaactttggcaaagggtaaagtctacaaaacgaaGAGCACTCTGTTTGTTACAGAGTTTAGTTGTGGAAACATAACTGTATAGAGATCAAATGTTTCGTCGATTAGAAAATGTGCTAAATCGAACTCGCTTAATCTTCTCcaactgggcttcctctcatcaccatatttggtaatgagtggaaacgccaactggatgcttcacatttatacatccagtgaaatatctgatCTATGATCATACTAAATGTGGGTTGCAcaatttacgtacagaataataagtTTAATGATAGGCAGGTTTTAGTGTCAGGCCGCCCTTACAAAAACAGATTGCaattttgaaactgcagtaattgCATTCGacttattttggacgcagtaattgtgGTAATTGCAGTAACTGTGGTTACACTGCAAagttactgcagtaaaaaaaacggTGTTCTTTTGGACGCAGAATTTGcaacatactgcagttatacagAGATGTTTATATAATTGATGAGATgttcatgtctccgccctaacaatgggagtcgtcccaaatgcgggaaggcaggcgacaagtttAGGTTTAGAATAATGTAAttgaaacgcattgggcttattttggacagatttcgGCCACAGTGAAACCTGACCATTACCCTAACTAATCACAATAATGATTTTTTGCGACAATTCTGACTTCGTGGCTGTGCTAACTAGTGAAAACCATTTGGATCTTGTCATAAAGGAAGTGAGCGTAGAATGAATACGGAAGCCGATAGTAATCATTacatagaaaaaagaaaagaaaatggcaGCCGCTGAAAGCACTAGCTTGTCACCAAGTCAGGCAGAAGAACCGCCTAAACTATCTGATTTATTAGATCGGGGATGGAAACTATATGAGGAGGTGGACACCACAAATGATCCCATCGCGGCTACCCATATCCAGGTTAAAATCAAGCGTGGGATAACGCAACTGGAAGAGGCAACGCGGATGGTTGCCCAGCTCGACTTGTtcaggtagctaacgttagctagcacctagctagctaactatagatCGCTATCTACTCAAGATTTGATGACTAGCCAGATACTCAGGTAGCTAGTTACTATCATGTATTGGGCATGATTATATATCAAAGAGTATAGCCAACTAGGTAACGAACAGATTCCACCTTAGAGTTGcttgacagttttttttatttattttattttatttaacctttatttaaccaggtaggcaaattaaGAACACGtcctcatttacaattgcgacctggccaagataaagcaaagcagttcgacacatacaacaacacatagttacacatggagtaaaacaaacatatagtcaataatacagtggaaaaaaaaataagtctatatacaatgtgagcaagtggagaaaagggaggtaaaggcaaaaaaaggctgTGGTggcagcaagtaaaataaaaactaaaaaaaacactggaatggttggtttgcagtggaagaaagtgcaaagtagagacagaaataatggggtgcaaaggagcaaaataaattaataaataaatacagtaggtaaagaggtagttgtttgggctaaattgtagatgggttatgtacaggtgcagtaatctatgagctgctctgacagctggtgcttaaagctagtgagggagataggtgtttccagtttcagagatttttgtagttcgttccagtcattggcagcagagaactggaaggagaggcgtccaaaggaagaattggttttgggggtgactagagagatatacctgctggagcgcgtgctacaggtaggtgctgctatggtgaccagcgagctgagataaggggggacggCTAGATACTTTTGCCAGCTAGATACTTTTGATGGGCTAGGATAAGTCGTAAAcaatctagttagctagctaaggcaATGCAAATGAAAGTGATGCTGCATGTTCATtcttcatgtttgttttttagcCGAAATGAAGACTTGGAGGAGGTAGCAACCACAGATCTGAAGTATCTGATGTTGCCTGTCCTCTTGGGGGCTCTTACTATGAAGCAGGTGAACCTGGCAAAACGACTAGAGCAAGTTCAGATGGCAAGATGTTACTTTTTGGACTTCTTGAAAAGATGTAAGGAGTATAACATATCAAAGTTTGAACTACCCAAAACCAATGAAAACTCTGCTGGCACACTGGAAGAAGAATCTGCAAATGGGCCCCCCAAACCTCCGGACTTGATTGCAATGGCGACAGTAAGAGCGGCAAAGATAGAAAGGTATCAGAAACATCTGCTTTTCAATTACAATGATTTTGACAATCGAAACACACATTGTTTTGATTCAGCACTGCACAAGTAATATTTAGGCCTATGCTTTAAGGTCTAGTACCTGTCACGAGCCTCTTAAAATATGTTATGTCCCTCAGCTATTTAACAACTTAAACATCTCTCTTGTTTATTTTATAATGGCAATTCATCTGCACCCACATTGGTCTGATGACTCTTATTTATTGTGCTATACTCTGCAGATACACCCAGAGGAAGAACACTGAGGCCAAGCTATCAGAGATCAAGGCAGCAGTGGACAGTGGGCAGGCAGATGACGAGATAGTTAGAGACTTCTACCTCCTCAACTTGAGGAAATGGATTGCTGTATCCCTGGAGGAGATAGAGAGCATTGATCAGGAAATTGAGATTTTGACCAGGATGGATGTTCTAAAACAGGTACATGGATTTGAAGATGTAACTAATCTCATTCACCAATGACTAATTGAAAGGGTGATTTTCTGATGCTCTTTATATTTTCCATGTGCAGAGTTCAGCAGAGCCATCACAGTCTAAAAGGCCTCCCATGAAACCCTTCATTCTCACCAAAGATGCTGTTCAGGCCAGGTAGACACCTGCTCAAACTTATCATTTATTTTCTTATTctgcacatttttatttaaaatgtttttccgTTTTCCTACTCACAAAATAAGTACTCTGTCCAACCTCCCTTATGAAAATTACATAGCTACTTGCTTATTATATGACATGAAGTAAATAGTTGACTAATGTATAATAAATGTGTAATTTTCATTTCAGAGTGTTTGGGGCTGGCTATCCCAGCCTGCCTACTATGTCCGTGGATGACTGGTATGAGCAGCACAGGAAGAAAAATGCCCTGCCGGACCAGGGGATCCCTCGCAGCACTGGTAGGGTTAAAAGAGATGTTCATAATTATTTTCTATTTACAGTTAACGGTATGTACATAAATTGTTTTGGGGAAAAGTCAAACAGTCATgatccatgtttttttttacaccttttctCATTCACCAAATACAATTTGTCCCCCATTCAGAGGACGTCGATGCAGAAGAGCGAGagcaagaagagaaagagaagcggGTTGAAAATGATGACGAGGAGGCCTTGCAGAAAGCTAGAGACTGGGACAACTGGAAGGATACACATCAGAGAGGCTATGGGAACCGTAAAAACATGGGCTGACAACCATCAAACACAGCAATAGTCCCAACCTGGTCTGCAGTATTCATCTGCTCTTATTCCctcttaaatacattttaacaagTTGCCAGTGTATATGGAAAGATGGCCTTGAAGAAAAGGGAGGTTTATACAATCCCAGACAGAAACTGTTCATAAGTGTCTGTTTATGGTCTCTTTTTCTTCTGATGCTGCAAATCACAGTTTTCATTGTGGCCATATCAGAGGAACATTATTTAGTGGCAGCCATTAATATGATCTGCAGGCTCTATGCAGATACACAACTAAGCGTTGACACCAAGGCCCAGTCTCTGTCGAGACAGCGCAGTGCTGTGCTCAAGAAGATTAGTAAGTGAATTTGATGATATTGTCTAACAGCTGCTCCCAAACAGAGTAATATTTTCTTAGAGTATCCAGCTAAACTGTTGACTTGTGAAATGCCCTAAAAGGTGGTGGTACCACTCTACAGGTACAACAAATTGATTGAATTTTGTCATCCATACTTCATCTGATTGGTTATGTTAGCTCATGTGCTTATACCTAGAAGATGTGCATCGCAAGAAACCCCAATATTGAAAGATGCTTCCTCTGATCGATGTCCATTGTGAAACTGAATAATGGTTTGCTATGCAGGTATGATGTTATGTAGCTACTCCCTTTTCGTCATGTTTTGCTTTTTGTTAAAGAACTGTTTGTGAAAGCCAATTTGCTCTTCTCAAAAGTATGGCTGACTCTTATTTATTTTCCACCTCTTACAAATGTACAGTTTGAACAGGCACTGGTTCTGACAGACTTGGTGGATTCTTTTGTCAGAGTTGATAACTCTTGGTCTATTTTTTCCACAATAGCAGGAATTCTGTATGGTTCCCACTGTAACAAGAAATTATTTGAGTGTTTTGTACTTACTTTTTCCCCGTTGTTTCTTAAAGAAGTTGCTAGTGCATTGAAAATATGGATACGGTCCAGAATAAATATGATACAGAAGGCTGCTATGGTCAAGCAAATTGTTATTGGCACATCGATATACACAAAATGTGCATTAATCAAAATCATATATTGGACACGATTACTATTGCTCCCATCTAACTTGATGTTGTTTGGTGAAAGCATACATTGTGAtctcaaaatgtatttgtttcccAGCCAATTAAATGTATTGCACATCCTCattgaatgtttattttattttatacccaTTGGACAACTGTGAAAAGGATGCCCAGTAGACCACCTCAATTGTGGGTCACCTAGTTCTCGCTTCATGATGTGTCTTTGTGATACTTGGCCTCAGTCAGTGTGTCATCAGTGGGCCTAGCTCCCTCTAGAGATGAGATATTGATCTGTCTGAGGCTTGTTTAAAATGATCTCTCCAACTTTATTAGAATTGTCAGTTACATTTTTGACAGCAGGTGGGTATACAAGGAAAGGTTAGAATGTCTTTgaaaataccacacacacaccaaataaatTATGAACAAACAAGCATTTATTTCTCTACTGTTATCTATAAGACTTACTCCCTCTGCATGTGGTTAGACTTTCTTTGTTTGGGTTTTGTAATTTTTACTCCATATTGTGTCAAAACCAGCCTTCACTTCCCTTGCAGTACAGTGCACAATAGATAGGGCAGGCTTCTTTGTGTCCACACAGATTCTTTCCTTTGCTGAGGGTAGGCGGAAACTGAGGCGCTTGATCTGAATTCTAAAGGGGCTTGTTGTATCTAATAAAAGCAGCTATTGTATGTAAATTATTCACACGAGCATATGACTCCGACTGTGCAGGGCAGTGGCTAGTGTGAGAGAAATCATTAGCAATGCAAACTCATGGTGTTCTGGTTCACAGATTCACTAATGGGAAGAAATCCATCTATACTGATGGTAACTCAATTGTTTCTGGGCGTGTTTGTGCACTACTTCTACTGAAGGTAATTTCATGAATTTAATAATTTGTTACAGCTATGAAATCTAAATTAGGTATAGACATTCTTTTGTCATGATTTACATGTTTGTGATTAGGTTTCATGTTAAAGGGGATGAGATCTCTCCCTGGTCATCTTTCTGCCTAGTCAAACAAACATTTGTACTGATGATCTGGAAATGTTTATTTAGGATTAATACTAATAAACTTAAAGTATCCTTATAAAAGTGTAATTGATGTATTAACATTTAAAAGCACCAGTTGTGTTGTATTTCATTCTTCACTCATTCCTCTACATAGATAGCCTATTGTATGTGGCTTAGATAACCATAGCTGTGCTTTCCAGTGACAGCCATAATAGGTTGCTTGTGAAATATCTAAGAGGGGGTGCACACTGTAAGAATAAAGAATAAATATCAGGGGTGCACACTgtaagaataaagaaaacatGCTAATCTTAAATAATAACTATACTTAAAGGATTTATTGTGGAAATCTTAATTTAGCCATTCAATTTGCGATCTCATGTTCAAGAATCCTATTCCTTTAATCTTCTCTTACCATATCACCTCTAATTTCTCGTTTTATCAGGAAAAATCTGTcattaatgttttttaaatcctGAAATATGTTTTTTCATTTATATCTTGATTTGACTGAGTTAAAGTGAAATAGACCTGAACCATGTTGTCTGTAGACTCTTTTGGCATTGGCTTATCATAGTCTTTGTTGTGACTTTACATATTATAGAACATTTCATAAAGGGAGGGGCATAGATATACCATGCAGGCTGGTGCCAGTGTCAACATGGCACACTGGTCACATTGGGGCAGATACTCCCTTGCCAGTGACTTCGGGAAAATGGTCACCTGATGTGTAGTGCCAAACCAAAAGCTTGCGCTCTTAAGCCGCCCACCAACGTCAGTGCATGTAGAGAGGTTTGGTTCTCTACTGGCCGCACATCAATGTCCACGCTACACCGGCGGGTCAACGTT
This window harbors:
- the igbp1 gene encoding immunoglobulin-binding protein 1; the encoded protein is MAAAESTSLSPSQAEEPPKLSDLLDRGWKLYEEVDTTNDPIAATHIQVKIKRGITQLEEATRMVAQLDLFSRNEDLEEVATTDLKYLMLPVLLGALTMKQVNLAKRLEQVQMARCYFLDFLKRCKEYNISKFELPKTNENSAGTLEEESANGPPKPPDLIAMATVRAAKIERYTQRKNTEAKLSEIKAAVDSGQADDEIVRDFYLLNLRKWIAVSLEEIESIDQEIEILTRMDVLKQSSAEPSQSKRPPMKPFILTKDAVQARVFGAGYPSLPTMSVDDWYEQHRKKNALPDQGIPRSTEDVDAEEREQEEKEKRVENDDEEALQKARDWDNWKDTHQRGYGNRKNMG